From Nocardia sp. NBC_00416:
GCAGCGTGAGGTCCGGGGCGCTGTAACCGACGAGCGGATGCGGGTCCGGGAGGCCCATGTCGTAACGCACATCGGTACCGGCGATCAACGCGGCCACCCGCCCGACCGCGGATTCGTCGGCGAGTAACTCACCGAACACCACCCGCAGCGCGCTGACATCCTCACCGGGTGCGAGCAGCGCGGACTGAGCGCGGGCGGCCAGTTCCGTCCGTGTCGCCGCGTGCCGCCGCTCCAGGTCGTAACTGTCGAGCAGCCCCGGGGGCGCCCCGCCGGCTATCGCCGCGGCCAGACGCCAGCCGAGTTCCACCGCGTCGGTCAACCCCACGTTCAGCCCCGGCCCACCGCCGCCGGTGTACACATGCGCCGCGTCGCCGAGTAGGAACACCGGCCCGTCGCGGAAACGTTGCGCCACCCTGGTATGGCCACCGCGCAGCCGCCGCAGCAGATGCGGTCCCGATCCGTCCGGCTCCCCGAGCGGGAACTCGACGCCGAGTACACGGGCGATACTGGCCCGCATCTCACCCAGTGTCATCGCTTCCTCGGTCGGCGGCTCGTCCCACTCCATGGTGGCGAGCATCGGCGCACGGCCGGGGAACGGGGCATAGGTGAAGCCGCCGCGCTCGGTGCGCAGCGGCAGGAACGGCCGGATCGCGCCGAATCCGGGCACGTCGAGTTCACCGGAGGCCGGATTCACCCAGTCGGCCGGAATCGAGGCGTGGACAGTACGCGCGGTCGTCCGGTCGTAACCGATGCCGGGAAAGGGGATGCCGCGCTGTTTCCGGACGACACTGTGCGCCCCATCGGCACCCGCGAGGTAGCGGGCGCGGGCGGAGCCCGTCGGTCCGGTGATCTCGACCGTGACCCCGCCGGTGTCGGTGTCCACGGCCACGACCTCGCAGCCCCGGCGGATCTCGATACCCAGCTCGGTCGCGTATTCGGTGAGCACCGAGACTATTTCGCGCTGGGGAACCGCCAGGGTGTACACCGGCCCGTCGTCGAGCAGGCTCAGATCCAGCGCGAGTCCGCCGAACATGAAGTAGCGGTCGTTCGGCCGCGGCGGACCCGATGTGCCGCTGAGGCGCTCGAACAGGCCGCGCCGGTCCATCAGCGGCACAACATGCCCCACCAACCCGTTGGCCTTGGGTTCGGTAGCGGGTTCGGGCAGGCGTTCGAGAACGAGCGGACGTATCCCGGCCCGGCCCAGTTCGCAGGCCAGCAGCAGGCCCACCGGGCCCGCCCCGACGATGATCACGTCGTAGCGCATCTCAGCTCCCGGTGGTCGGTACGGGCAGACCAGCAGCGACCTGGGTCAGCGCGCAGCGCAGCACATCCGAGATCGGTTCGGGCGGGCGCGTGGCAAGGGACTGCTCTGTGGCCACCGCGCAGGCCGCCCCCACGACCGCCGCCACCAGCTTCGGATACAGGTTCAGGGTGGCGTCCGCACCGATCCTGGCGGCGACGGCCGCGGCCAGTTCCCGTTGGGCGAGCGCGTCGGCTTCCAGTACGGCTCCGCGGACGGCGGGTTCGGCGAGGATCTGCCCGATGGTTTCGGCCCAGCGGGTATCGGCGGCCCGACCCGCTTGCGCACCGCTGTCGTCCTGTCCCAGCCCGAATCCACCGAGAACGGATGCGGTGAGCGACTCCCACAGCGGTTCGTCCGCCGGGCGGGCACGCACCTGCCGCGCGATCTCCCGCATCCGATCCAGGTGCCGCGACGCCACCGCTTCGGCCTTGCTGCCGAAATAGTTGCGGAACGTTCGGTCGGAAACACCGACCGCCGCCGCGATGTCCTCGACCGTGACCTCGTCCCAGCCCTTGTCGACCGCGAGCCGGATCGTGGCGAGGCTCAGCGCGAGGCGGGTCTCGCGTTTCTTGCGTTCCCGGAGCCCGGGTTCGGCATCATCCATGCGAACCAGCGTACATATATTTTCCGGATTGGAAATAATTCCTTGCCGGAAACTTTTTTCAGCTGTCGAAGGCGTCCAGCAGTTTCCCCGCGGCGAGGGCCGCGGTGAGCGTCCCGTCGCGGACCTCACGCTCCACCTGTCCCCGGATCGCCTTCACCGCGGGATTATCGGCGAGCCGGCGCAGCAGCTGATCGTGCACCATGGTCCAGGTCCAATCGACCTGTTGCCGACGGCGCTTCTCATCGAACTCGCCCGCGTCCGTGAGCACCCGCCGATGCTCCAGCACGGTCTGCCAGAACTTCTCCAGGCCGATTCCTTCCAGCCCGCTCATGGTGAGTACCGGCGGCCGCCACAGCGCATCGTGCGGGTGGATCAACCGCAACGCGCCGGACAGCTCCCGGGCCGCCGATTTCGCCTCGATCTCGTGCCTGCCGTCGGCCTTGTTCACCGCCACCAGATCGGCGAGCTCGAGCACGCCCTTCTTGATGCCCTGCAACTGGTCGCCGGTCCGGGCGAGAGTGAGGAAACAGAAGACGTCGACCATGTTCGCGACGGTCACCTCGGACTGTCCGACACCGACGGTCTCCACCAGGATCACGTCGTAACCGGCCGCTTCGAGCAGCACGATGGTCTCGCGCGTCGCCTTCGCCACCCCGCCCAGCGTCCCCGCGGTGGGCGACGGACGGATGAACGCGTTCGGCTCCACCGACAACCGCGCCATCCGGGTCTTGTCGCCGAGGATCGAACCACCGGTACGGGTGGAGGACGGATCCACCGCCAGGACCGCGACCCGATGCCCCTGTTCGATCAGTCGCATCCCCAGGGAATCGATGAACGTCGACTTCCCGACCCCGGGCACCCCGGTGATTCCCACCCGATTCGACAGTGCCGCACCGGCTTCCGGAGTCAGTCGCAGCAGCAGTTGCTGGGCCTGATCCCGATGGTCGGAACGAGTCGATTCGACCAGGGTGATGGCCCGCGCCAAGGCGGCCCGCTCGCCCGAGCGGACCGCCTCCGCGGTGGCTTCCACGTCGATGACACGTGTGCTCATCCCTGGGTGTCGACCCCGGATTCGGCGTCACCGGAACCGAGCTCGTGCCCGAGCGCGGCGCCGAGCTTGCGCAGCAGATCGATCGCGGCGTCCGCGATCACCGTGCCCGGCGGGAAGATCGCCGCGGCGCCCGCCTCGTACAGCTCGTCGAAATCACCGGGCGGAATGACCCCGCCGACGATGACCATGATGTCGGGCCGGCCGACATCGGCCAGTGCCTGCCGCAGTGCGGGCACCAGCGTGAGATGACCGGCGGCCAGCGAGGACACTCCGACGACGTGCACGTCGTTGTCCGCCGCCTGCCGAGCCACCTCTTCGGGGGTCTGGAACAGCGGGCCCACATCGACGTCGAACCCGAGATCGGCGAAGGCCGTGGCGATCACCTTCTGGCCGCGGTCGTGACCGTCCTGGCCCATCTTCGCGACCAGGATGCGGGGTCGCCGCCCCTCGGCCTCGGCGAATTCGGCCACCAGGTCTCCGGCGGTGGTGATGTTGGTGACCTTGCCGGCCTCATCGCGATACACACCGGACAGGGTACGGATCTCGGCCTGATGGCGGCCGTAGACCTTCTCCAGGGCGTCGGAGATCTCGCCGACGGTGGCCTTGGCGCGCGCCGCGTCGATGGCCAGCGCCAGCAGGTTGTTCGCCATGCCACCGTCAGACGAGGCGGCCGCCCTGGACAATTCGGCCAGGGCACGTTCCACGGCGCCGGAATCCCGGTCGGCGCGCAGCTGCCGCAGCTTCTCGAGCTGTTCGGTGCGCACCCGCGAATTCTCGACCTTGAGGACCTCGACCTCGTGATCCTCCTCCGCCTGGTACTTGTTCACGCCGATCACCGGCTGCTGGCCGGTATCGATACGTGCCTGGGTACGGGCGGCGGCCTCCTCGATGCGCAGCTTGGGAATCCCCTCGCCGATGGCCTGCGCCATTCCGCCGTGCGCTTCGACCTCGGCGATATGGGCGCGGGCGCGTTCGGCCAGCTGATGGGTCAGCCATTCGACGTAGTACGAACCGCCCCACGGATCGACCGGGCGCGTGGTGTTGGACTCCTGCTGGATGAGCAGCTGGGTGTTACGCGCGATCCGGGCCGAGAAGTCGGTCGGCAGCGCGAGCGCCTCGTCGAGGGCGTTGGTGTGCAGCGACTGGGTGTGCCCCTGGGTCGCGGCCATCGCCTCGATACACGTGCGGGCCACATTGTTGTAGGCGTCCTGCGCGGTCAGCGACCAGCCGGAGGTCTGCGAATGGGTTCGCAGCGAAAGCGACTTCGGATTCTTCGGGTCGAATTTCGCAACCAGTTCGCTCCACAGCAGCCGGCCCGCCCGGAGCTTGGCGACCTCCATGAAGAAGTTCATCCCGATCGCCCAGAAGAACGACAGCCGGGGCGCGAACTTGTCGATCTCCATCCCGGCGTCGATCCCGGCCCGCAGGTATTCCACGCCGTCGGCGAGGGTGTAGGCCAGTTCCAGATCGGCGGTCGCGCCGGCTTCCTGGATGTGATAGCCGGAGATGGAGATCGAGTTGAACTTCGGCATCTTCGCGCTGGTGTAGGCGAAGATATCGGAGATGATCCGCATCGAGGGCTTCGGCGGATAGATATAGGTGTTGCGGACCATGAACTCCTTCAGAATATCGTTCTGAATCGTTCCGGCCAGCTGTTCGGGCGCCACGCCCTGCTCTTCGGCGGCCACGACGTAGAGCGCCAGGATCGGCAGCACCGCGCCGTTCATGGTCATCGAGACGCTGACCTGGTCCAGCGGGATCTGGTCGAAGAGCTGGCGCATATCGAGGATGGAGTCGATGGCGACGCCGGCCATTCCGACGTCGCCCTGCACCCGGGGATGATCCGAGTCGTAGCCGCGGTGGGTGGCCAGGTCGAACGCCACCGACAGACCCTTCTGGCCTGCCTGCAGATTACGGCGGTAGAAGGCGTTGGAATCCGCGGCGGTGGAGAAACCCGCGTATTGGCGGATAGTCCACGGCTGGTTCACATACATCGTCGGATAGGGGCCGCGCACGAAGGGTGCGACACCCGGGACGCTGTCCAGCGGGAAACCGGCCGCCGCCACCGCGTCACGGTCGGACTTGGTGAAGACGGGCGGCACCTCGATGCCTTCGGGCGTCGACCACACCAATTGTTCGGGCGCGTAGTCGTTGGCCGCGGCCGACGCCGCGACGAACGCGTCCTTCGCGGTGCCGTCGGCCGATTCCGGGGTGAACCCCGGCTCGGTGAGCGGCACCTCGGCGAAATTGCCGACCACCTGCTCGATTCGCTGTGTCGTCATCAGGCTCCCACCTTCTCCAGCAGGGCGGTCAGGGCGGCGACCGCGTCGATCCGGGCCGCCAGGAACCCGTCCGGACGCCGGGCCTCCTCGATACCGGTCAGGACCTTTTCCGGCCCGGCCAGCAGGACGGTCCCGACTCCCGCGTTCCGCAGTTGTTCCACGGCACCCGCCGCGTCGGTGCCGTACCGGGCGTCGGTGCCGCACAGCACCGCGATAGAGGCACCGGATTCCTTCGCCGCGGCCGCGATCTCGTACTCGGCGAGCGGCCCGGGGTTGATCGATTCGATACCGCCGGAAGCGAGCAGATTGGCGATGAAGGTGACCCGCACATTGTGTTCGGCGACTGTGCCCAGCGGCACCAGCATCGCCTGCGGGCGCGTGCCGTGCGCCGCCAGATAGGCGTCCGACCGGTCCCGCAGTGCGTCGAACGCCGCGCCGTAGCGCTGTCCCGGTCCCGCCGCGCGGGCCGCTTCCGACAGCGGCGACTCGGCGAGGTTCGGGAATTCGTTCACACCGGTGACCGCGGTCCGCCGGTGGGCGATATCGCTTTCCCGCCGGGTACGGGTCGCGCCGATCGTCGTGGCCAGCAGACCGGAGTCCTGGGCCGCCCGGTAGCCACCGGCGGCCTCGATCTCCTGCATGAACGTCCACGCGGCCCCGGCGAGGTCGGCGGTGAGCTGTTCGACGTACCAGGAACCCGCGCCCGGGTCCTGCACATGGCCGAGATGGGATTCCTCGAGCAACAGCAGCTGGGTATTGCGGGCCATCCGTTCCGAGAACGAGGCCGAGACTCCGAGTTCACCCGCGGGCAGCGCGGAATCGAACGGCAACACGGTCACGGTATCCGCGCCACCGACTCCGGCCCCGAACGCGGCCAGGGTGGTGCGCAGCAGGTTCACCCAGGGATCGCGCCGGCTCATCATGGCCGCCGAGGTCACCGCGTGCTGCGGGGCCGCGCCCTCCGACGGCGTGCCGCAGACGTGCGCGACCCGCGCCCAGAGCCGCCGGGCGGCCCGGAACTTGGCAAGCGTGGCGAACTGGTCGTCGGTGGCGGCGAACCGGAACTCCAGCTGGCGCAACGCCTCGGGGACCGGCATCTCCCCGGACAGCACACGCAGGTACTCGAGGCCCGCCGCGACAGCGGCGCCCAGCTCCTGGGCGTCCGAGGCGCCCGCGTCGTGGAAGACGGTGCCGTCCACGGTGATCGCGCGGACGGTCTCCGGCCGCTGCCCCGCCGCGACGGCGAGAGCCGCGGTCGCGGTGATGTCCAGATCATCGGATCCGGCGAAGGCACTGGTGAGCGGAGCCGCGCCGAGGGAGAGCCGGATCGCAGCCCGGTCAGGCGTCGCGTACCGGTCGATCACCTCGTAGACGGCGGCCGCGGCTGCGGCGGTCGACGTTCCCGCCCGCAAGGTCAACGGCGCGAGTTCGAACATCACGCCGTCGAGCGCGGTGGCCAGATCACCCACCGGGATACCGTGATCGCCGATTCCGAGCTCGACGGCGCCGAGGCCGTTCTCCAACCCGCTCAGGAGCTCGCGATTGGCGTCTGCGGCGGCGGCCGAGCCGATCCGGGCGTTGACGAACCAGCCGCGGTGCACATCCCGGGTGGCCGCCACGCCCCGGACGAACGGGTAGGCGCCGGGCAGCGGCTGTTCGGGCAGTTCGTCCCGCCGTGTGTACAGCGGCGCGATGGTCAGCCCGTCATAGGTGGACTGTTCCAGCAGTTTTTCGGGTTCCTCGCCGAGTTCGGCCGGCTCGACCCGGCGGGCCTTGGCCAGCACACCCGCCACACCCTTGCGCCAGGCGGGATATTCGGGCACCGCGGACGAGGACGGATCAGCCCCGGCCGCGGGCTCTGCAGCAATCGGCATACCCTGTTCCCTCATTGTCGTTCCAGTACAAGCGCACCAGCTGTGCACGCGTGTACCTTGGTATCCGCCCAGCTCAGCGAATACTTTGGTTAACGAGCATTCAGCTCGCTCCTCCGATGCTAGCGGGATGGCCGTACGGGTTTACCCGTGGCCACCACTACCAGCGAGTAACCTCCGCCGGGCGGCGGTCCGCCGGGCCCCGCGCCGTCGCTCGTCCCCGGCACCGGCCGGGCTCGTCCGGCAGGCGACCGGTAACCTCGCCCGGTGCTCCGTATGCTTCGCGACCGGCGGCTGGTCCTTGTTCTGTGCGGTGCCGCGATCGTCTGCGCGGCGGCGCTGCTGACCCCGCTGCCGAGCCCCCAGCAGATCCAGGAATGGGCCGGGGCGGCCGGGCCCTACTTCCCGATCCTGTTCTTCCTCGCACACACCCTGATCACAATCTTCCCTGTCCCGCGCACCGTGTTCACCGTTGCTTCGGGGCTGCTCTTCGGCCCCGTCGTCGGACTGGCGGTGGCCCTCACGGCGACCGTGCTCAGCGCCGCCGCCGCTTTCCTCCTCGTCCGCACTTTCGGCCGTGATCGCGTCAGCGCTCACCTCGACCATCCCACCGTGCGGATGGTCGACGAGCGGCTGCACCGGCGCGGGTGGCTCGCCGTGGG
This genomic window contains:
- a CDS encoding FAD-dependent monooxygenase, whose amino-acid sequence is MRYDVIIVGAGPVGLLLACELGRAGIRPLVLERLPEPATEPKANGLVGHVVPLMDRRGLFERLSGTSGPPRPNDRYFMFGGLALDLSLLDDGPVYTLAVPQREIVSVLTEYATELGIEIRRGCEVVAVDTDTGGVTVEITGPTGSARARYLAGADGAHSVVRKQRGIPFPGIGYDRTTARTVHASIPADWVNPASGELDVPGFGAIRPFLPLRTERGGFTYAPFPGRAPMLATMEWDEPPTEEAMTLGEMRASIARVLGVEFPLGEPDGSGPHLLRRLRGGHTRVAQRFRDGPVFLLGDAAHVYTGGGGPGLNVGLTDAVELGWRLAAAIAGGAPPGLLDSYDLERRHAATRTELAARAQSALLAPGEDVSALRVVFGELLADESAVGRVAALIAGTDVRYDMGLPDPHPLVGYSAPDLTLRTAHETVRLAELLRDSRPLLVDLGGEGAWAAALHDLPSRVAVVVARTEDTAATALLIRPDGRVAWATGSPPTREESSELRSALTRWVGTETPEQIVTPEGSASR
- a CDS encoding TetR/AcrR family transcriptional regulator, translated to MDDAEPGLRERKKRETRLALSLATIRLAVDKGWDEVTVEDIAAAVGVSDRTFRNYFGSKAEAVASRHLDRMREIARQVRARPADEPLWESLTASVLGGFGLGQDDSGAQAGRAADTRWAETIGQILAEPAVRGAVLEADALAQRELAAAVAARIGADATLNLYPKLVAAVVGAACAVATEQSLATRPPEPISDVLRCALTQVAAGLPVPTTGS
- the meaB gene encoding methylmalonyl Co-A mutase-associated GTPase MeaB — encoded protein: MSTRVIDVEATAEAVRSGERAALARAITLVESTRSDHRDQAQQLLLRLTPEAGAALSNRVGITGVPGVGKSTFIDSLGMRLIEQGHRVAVLAVDPSSTRTGGSILGDKTRMARLSVEPNAFIRPSPTAGTLGGVAKATRETIVLLEAAGYDVILVETVGVGQSEVTVANMVDVFCFLTLARTGDQLQGIKKGVLELADLVAVNKADGRHEIEAKSAARELSGALRLIHPHDALWRPPVLTMSGLEGIGLEKFWQTVLEHRRVLTDAGEFDEKRRRQQVDWTWTMVHDQLLRRLADNPAVKAIRGQVEREVRDGTLTAALAAGKLLDAFDS
- the scpA gene encoding methylmalonyl-CoA mutase; protein product: MTTQRIEQVVGNFAEVPLTEPGFTPESADGTAKDAFVAASAAANDYAPEQLVWSTPEGIEVPPVFTKSDRDAVAAAGFPLDSVPGVAPFVRGPYPTMYVNQPWTIRQYAGFSTAADSNAFYRRNLQAGQKGLSVAFDLATHRGYDSDHPRVQGDVGMAGVAIDSILDMRQLFDQIPLDQVSVSMTMNGAVLPILALYVVAAEEQGVAPEQLAGTIQNDILKEFMVRNTYIYPPKPSMRIISDIFAYTSAKMPKFNSISISGYHIQEAGATADLELAYTLADGVEYLRAGIDAGMEIDKFAPRLSFFWAIGMNFFMEVAKLRAGRLLWSELVAKFDPKNPKSLSLRTHSQTSGWSLTAQDAYNNVARTCIEAMAATQGHTQSLHTNALDEALALPTDFSARIARNTQLLIQQESNTTRPVDPWGGSYYVEWLTHQLAERARAHIAEVEAHGGMAQAIGEGIPKLRIEEAAARTQARIDTGQQPVIGVNKYQAEEDHEVEVLKVENSRVRTEQLEKLRQLRADRDSGAVERALAELSRAAASSDGGMANNLLALAIDAARAKATVGEISDALEKVYGRHQAEIRTLSGVYRDEAGKVTNITTAGDLVAEFAEAEGRRPRILVAKMGQDGHDRGQKVIATAFADLGFDVDVGPLFQTPEEVARQAADNDVHVVGVSSLAAGHLTLVPALRQALADVGRPDIMVIVGGVIPPGDFDELYEAGAAAIFPPGTVIADAAIDLLRKLGAALGHELGSGDAESGVDTQG
- a CDS encoding methylmalonyl-CoA mutase family protein yields the protein MPIAAEPAAGADPSSSAVPEYPAWRKGVAGVLAKARRVEPAELGEEPEKLLEQSTYDGLTIAPLYTRRDELPEQPLPGAYPFVRGVAATRDVHRGWFVNARIGSAAAADANRELLSGLENGLGAVELGIGDHGIPVGDLATALDGVMFELAPLTLRAGTSTAAAAAAVYEVIDRYATPDRAAIRLSLGAAPLTSAFAGSDDLDITATAALAVAAGQRPETVRAITVDGTVFHDAGASDAQELGAAVAAGLEYLRVLSGEMPVPEALRQLEFRFAATDDQFATLAKFRAARRLWARVAHVCGTPSEGAAPQHAVTSAAMMSRRDPWVNLLRTTLAAFGAGVGGADTVTVLPFDSALPAGELGVSASFSERMARNTQLLLLEESHLGHVQDPGAGSWYVEQLTADLAGAAWTFMQEIEAAGGYRAAQDSGLLATTIGATRTRRESDIAHRRTAVTGVNEFPNLAESPLSEAARAAGPGQRYGAAFDALRDRSDAYLAAHGTRPQAMLVPLGTVAEHNVRVTFIANLLASGGIESINPGPLAEYEIAAAAKESGASIAVLCGTDARYGTDAAGAVEQLRNAGVGTVLLAGPEKVLTGIEEARRPDGFLAARIDAVAALTALLEKVGA
- a CDS encoding TVP38/TMEM64 family protein, which codes for MLRMLRDRRLVLVLCGAAIVCAAALLTPLPSPQQIQEWAGAAGPYFPILFFLAHTLITIFPVPRTVFTVASGLLFGPVVGLAVALTATVLSAAAAFLLVRTFGRDRVSAHLDHPTVRMVDERLHRRGWLAVGALRLIAFAPFSVVNYSCALSSIRFWPYLGATAVGILPGTAATVILADALTGGTHPVTVAVSIACIAAGLLGLLIDQRWNPAGQSPAAVVEESTVLDRDPVLD